The genomic segment GCACGGGGGGAATGGTCATTGGCGGCGACCTCGGACGTTTGGCCGGTTGCCGGTGGACACTTGCTACCGGTCTGGATGTCCCGAGTATCCCGTCGTATTTTGATAAAATTCGATCTTTCGAACGGGTGATCGACGGCCTCATGTGGGCCAGCTAGGGTGTTCCCAAGTCGGGTGGCGGTAGTGCCACCTCGCGCCGACGCTCCCGCCGATGGTTGGGGCCAGCTCCTCTTATAGGGAGCGACATGGCTGCAGGGGGTCTCGATCGGATGGGCTTGGTGGCGAACATCCACCATCGATCCTGCGGGGCGGGTTCCATGTGGCTGGGGACCATCCTTCAGGGCGGCCCGTCCGGCGGGCGTGCCCGGACTAGCCCGACGGTATCAAAACCCTCTATCTACTTGCCCTAGCCTGGGGCGGGGCGGGCACGCGGTTGCGTTTGTGCCGGGCCGCCGCCCATCCAGTATCCGTGAACGAAGGCCAGACGGGTGCGCATCTTCAATGTCGTCGCCGGTGCCGAATATGGGGGCGCCGAAAATTTCGCCATCCGGCTGAGCGTGGCCTTCAAAAGCGCCGGTATGGAGGTGGGGGCCGCGATCCGCACCCATGCGGACCGTGCCGCCACCCTGCGCGATGCCGGAGTCCCCGTGACCGAACTGCGGTTCGCCACACCATGGTTCGACCTGGGGACGCGGTTCGGTCTGCGTCGTGCGATTTCCGCCTTCCGGCCGGATGTGGTGCTCAGCTTCATGAACCGGGCATCGCGAATGACCCCCCGCGGCCCCTATGTTCGCGTTGGCCGGTTGGGCGGCTACTACAATCTCAAGAACTACGGAAACTGCGACCACCTGGTCGGCATCACGCCGGACCTGTGCCGCCATATCCGGGACGGTGGCTGGCCGTCCGACCGGGTGCACTGCATTCCCAATTTCGCCGAGGGCCGCCCGATGCCGCCGCTCGCCCGGTCGGCCTTGGGGACGCCCGAGGGTGTCCCGCTCCTGCTGGCGCTGGGGCGGCTGCACGTCAACAAGGGGTTCGACGTGCTGCTGAAGGCG from the Azospirillaceae bacterium genome contains:
- a CDS encoding glycosyltransferase codes for the protein MRIFNVVAGAEYGGAENFAIRLSVAFKSAGMEVGAAIRTHADRAATLRDAGVPVTELRFATPWFDLGTRFGLRRAISAFRPDVVLSFMNRASRMTPRGPYVRVGRLGGYYNLKNYGNCDHLVGITPDLCRHIRDGGWPSDRVHCIPNFAEGRPMPPLARSALGTPEGVPLLLALGRLHVNKGFDVLLKALARVPGAWLWLAGEGPERATLEGLARDLGVADRVRFLGWRTDIGALFAACDVFVVPSRHEPLGSVLVEGFFYGRPMVAAASQGPRQIVTDGVNGLLVPVDDDAAMAAALGRVLADPDLAGQLAVAGRAEYDSKYTESAVVSAYRDLFTRILDRAS